The Leadbettera azotonutricia ZAS-9 genome has a window encoding:
- a CDS encoding helicase-related protein, protein MNYLDLPVYKHKDLILKALETNQVVVVESPTGSGKTTQLPVILMDAGYGNNGVIGVTQPRRIAAVSVSEFIARQLGTPVPGVVGYKMRFEDKTTRDTKIKIMTDGILLQEMKLDPWLSKYGCLIVDEAHERSLNIDFILGLLKRVLESRKEFKVIVSSATINASVFSEYFGECPVVKIDSVTYPVTMIYDPPAVAASAGSQLASEALLEKISSITERIISEKREGDILIFLSGEKTIKDCMGRLAMGSAGPYLHIVPLYGRLGKEEQERVFEAPPKGKTKVVISTNIAETSVTIDGITAVLDSGLSKLNYYNPRTFTSSLIEAPISKASANQRRGRAGRTREGTCYRLYNRKDFENRILFTTEEIYRTDLSEVVLRMADLGVTAFEEFDFISPPNHEGLIAAIETLNLLDALESDRTLSRTGKLMTEFPLPPRQSRIIVEAILKYPEVTEETVIAAAFLSTQSPYILPPGEETDARKAHHGFRDPDGDFVSYLKLYRSYMDSTNKQKFCEKSYLDEKAMAEIANVVAQLAQIVSDMEIPVLSGGPVEDYLCCIARGLIQFVCVREGRELYRSLTADRILIHPGSVMFRMDPEYIVAGEIVRTTRMYAMSVSPLSYKTLEKISPELFKTFGGSRGRRTTQSEKLKRPRDFTNNVKIGDEIFEIETIRGKKEVKLPWEKLSKAKDKITPETASLYKNLKGTIIVGGKYSLLPGEKLSLILTLTPSLNPEEAWNKKLPNKGNLDSKENLDELLDALPLLVTPALCKAKGKNTPKGTIKKELGFIALFTDGDGNYWMKVSRGFHTSLNESLSSVETLIDELGDEVDIGKKHIVNQTYRRLSDLLG, encoded by the coding sequence ATGAATTATCTCGACCTCCCGGTCTATAAGCATAAAGACCTCATACTTAAGGCCCTCGAAACAAACCAGGTAGTGGTAGTCGAAAGCCCCACAGGTTCGGGCAAAACCACCCAGCTCCCGGTGATACTCATGGACGCGGGTTACGGCAACAACGGTGTCATTGGCGTCACCCAGCCCCGGCGCATAGCCGCTGTCTCGGTAAGCGAATTCATAGCCCGCCAACTGGGGACCCCAGTCCCCGGCGTAGTGGGTTACAAGATGCGCTTCGAAGACAAAACAACCAGGGATACCAAAATCAAAATCATGACCGACGGCATACTCCTCCAGGAGATGAAGCTCGACCCATGGCTTTCCAAATATGGCTGCCTCATAGTAGACGAAGCCCACGAGAGGAGCCTCAACATTGACTTCATCCTGGGCCTTTTAAAACGAGTCCTTGAATCGCGCAAAGAATTCAAAGTGATAGTGTCATCGGCCACCATAAACGCAAGCGTCTTCTCCGAATATTTCGGCGAATGTCCGGTGGTAAAAATTGATTCTGTCACCTACCCCGTTACCATGATCTACGATCCCCCCGCCGTTGCAGCCTCGGCTGGCAGCCAGCTTGCATCCGAAGCCCTCCTCGAAAAGATCAGCTCCATCACCGAACGGATCATAAGCGAAAAACGTGAAGGCGACATTCTCATCTTCCTCTCAGGTGAAAAAACGATAAAGGACTGCATGGGCCGCCTCGCAATGGGAAGCGCAGGCCCCTATCTCCATATCGTTCCCCTTTACGGAAGGCTGGGCAAGGAAGAACAGGAACGGGTTTTTGAAGCCCCTCCAAAAGGCAAGACCAAGGTGGTCATCTCCACCAACATTGCGGAAACTTCCGTGACCATAGACGGCATCACTGCGGTGCTCGATTCGGGCCTTTCAAAACTCAACTATTACAACCCCAGGACTTTTACGTCCAGTTTGATAGAAGCCCCCATTTCCAAAGCCTCCGCAAACCAGAGGCGGGGCCGCGCGGGACGCACCAGGGAAGGAACCTGCTACCGCCTCTACAACCGCAAGGATTTTGAAAACCGCATACTCTTTACCACCGAAGAAATTTACCGTACCGACCTTTCGGAAGTGGTGCTCCGCATGGCCGACCTGGGCGTTACGGCCTTTGAAGAATTCGACTTCATCTCCCCGCCCAACCACGAGGGCCTTATTGCCGCCATAGAAACCCTGAACCTCCTCGACGCCCTCGAAAGCGACAGGACTCTTTCCAGAACCGGGAAGCTCATGACCGAATTCCCCCTGCCCCCCAGGCAGTCCCGCATCATCGTGGAGGCCATTTTAAAATACCCCGAAGTAACCGAAGAGACCGTCATTGCCGCGGCCTTCCTCTCGACCCAAAGCCCCTACATACTCCCCCCCGGCGAAGAGACCGACGCCCGCAAAGCCCACCACGGTTTCAGGGATCCTGACGGCGATTTTGTTTCCTATTTAAAACTCTACCGCTCCTACATGGATTCGACAAACAAGCAGAAGTTCTGCGAAAAAAGTTACCTCGACGAAAAAGCCATGGCAGAAATCGCCAACGTAGTTGCCCAATTAGCACAAATAGTGTCGGATATGGAAATCCCCGTTCTAAGCGGCGGCCCGGTAGAAGATTACCTCTGCTGCATTGCACGGGGCCTTATACAGTTTGTCTGCGTCCGGGAGGGAAGGGAATTATACCGCAGTCTTACTGCGGACCGCATTCTTATCCATCCCGGTTCGGTCATGTTCAGGATGGACCCCGAGTACATCGTGGCAGGCGAAATCGTCCGCACCACCCGGATGTACGCCATGTCCGTTTCGCCCCTCTCCTACAAGACCCTGGAAAAAATCAGCCCTGAATTGTTCAAAACTTTTGGAGGCAGCAGGGGCAGAAGGACTACCCAGTCAGAAAAGCTCAAGCGTCCCCGGGACTTCACGAACAATGTCAAAATCGGGGATGAAATTTTTGAAATTGAAACAATCAGGGGCAAGAAGGAAGTTAAGCTCCCCTGGGAAAAGCTTTCCAAAGCCAAGGATAAAATCACCCCGGAAACCGCGTCGCTTTACAAGAATTTAAAAGGAACCATCATTGTCGGGGGCAAATATTCGCTTCTCCCAGGAGAAAAGCTCTCCCTCATCTTAACCCTTACTCCTTCGCTCAACCCCGAAGAGGCATGGAACAAGAAACTGCCCAACAAGGGGAACCTCGATTCCAAAGAAAACCTGGACGAGCTTCTGGATGCCCTCCCCCTCCTCGTGACCCCGGCTCTCTGTAAGGCCAAAGGCAAAAACACGCCCAAGGGAACAATCAAAAAAGAGCTGGGCTTCATTGCCCTCTTTACAGACGGGGACGGAAATTACTGGATGAAAGTTTCAAGGGGTTTCCACACAAGCCTCAACGAAAGCCTCTCCAGCGTAGAAACCCTCATCGACGAATTAGGGGACGAAGTGGACATCGGCAAGAAGCACATCGTGAACCAGACGTACAGAAGGCTTTCGGATCTGCTGGGGTAA
- a CDS encoding PD-(D/E)XK nuclease family transposase: protein MANKILHPKLDYVFKLIFGDSWNIDILEAFLKAALDIPADEYDGLVIADPHLKPETTVQKCSPSSLNGAKAGTPRNG, encoded by the coding sequence ATGGCAAATAAGATTCTGCACCCCAAGCTTGACTATGTGTTCAAGCTTATCTTCGGCGACTCCTGGAATATTGATATTCTGGAAGCTTTTCTCAAAGCAGCCCTCGACATCCCTGCGGATGAGTATGATGGCCTTGTTATTGCAGACCCCCACCTTAAACCCGAAACCACAGTACAAAAATGCTCTCCGAGCAGCTTAAACGGGGCGAAAGCTGGAACACCGCGGAACGGGTAA